In Brachypodium distachyon strain Bd21 chromosome 2, Brachypodium_distachyon_v3.0, whole genome shotgun sequence, one genomic interval encodes:
- the LOC100821698 gene encoding cysteine protease XCP1, whose product MASSASQMKLSLALLLLCVGACVARNSDFSIVGYSEEDLSSNDRIIELFEKWLAKHQKAYASFEEKLHRFEVFKDNLKHIDKVNREVTSYWLGLNEFADLTHEEFKATYLGLAPPAPARESRGSFKYEDVSADDLPKSVDWRTKGAVTEVKNQGQCGSCWAFSTVAAVEGINAIVTGNLTALSEQELIDCSVDGNNGCNGGLMDYAFSYIASSGGLHTEEAYPYLMEEGSCGDGKKSESEAVTISGYEDVPAHNEQALIKALAHQPVSVAIEASGRHFQFYSGGVFDGPCGTQLDHGVAAVGYGSDKGKGHDYIIVRNSWGAKWGEKGYIRMKRGTGKGEGLCGINKMASYPTKDN is encoded by the exons ATGGCTTCTTCTGCTTCTCAGATGAAGCTCTCCCttgctcttctcctcctctgtgTCGGTGCTTGCGTTGCTCGCAACAGCGACTTCTCCATTGTCGGCTACTCCGAGGAGGACCTGTCGTCCAACGACAGGATCATCGAGCTGTTCGAGAAGTGGCTGGCCAAGCACCAGAAGGCGTATGCGAGCTTCGAGGAGAAGCTGCACCGGTTCGAGGTGTTCAAGGACAACCTGAAGCACATTGACAAGGTCAACCGTGAGGTGACCAGCTACTGGCTCGGCCTCAACGAGTTTGCCGACCTCACTCACGAAGAGTTCAAGGCAACCTACCTGGGCCTcgctcctccggcgccggctcgGGAGAGCCGTGGCAGCTTCAAGTACGAGGATGTCAGCGCCGATGACCTGCCCAAGTCAGTGGACTGGAGGACGAAGGGCGCAGTGACAGAGGTGAAGAACCAGGGGCAGTGCGGAAGCTGCTGGGCCTTctcgacggtggcggcggtggaaggCATCAACGCCATTGTCACGGGCAACCTGACGGCGCTGTCAGAGCAGGAGCTGATCGACTGCAGCGTCGACGGCAACAACGGCTGCAACGGCGGCCTCATGGACTACGCCTTCTCCTACATCGCCTCTAGCGGCGGCCTGCACACCGAGGAAGCGTACCCGTACCTCATGGAGGAAGGCAGCTGCGGCGACGGCAAGAAGTCCGAGTCTGAGGCTGTGACGATCAGCGGCTACGAGGACGTGCCGGCCCACAATGAGCAGGCGCTGATCAAGGCTCTCGCCCACCAGCCCGTCTCCGTTGCCATTGAGGCCTCCGGCAGGCACTTCCAGTTCTACAGCGGG GGAGTTTTCGATGGTCCGTGCGGCACACAGCTGGATCATGGCGTGGCTGCGGTTGGGTACGGGTCGGACAAGGGGAAGGGCCACGACTACATCATCGTGAGGAACTCGTGGGGCGCCAAGTGGGGCGAGAAGGGGTACATCAGGATGAAGAGGGGCACAGGCAAGGGGGAGGGCCTCTGCGGCATCAACAAGATGGCCTCCTACCCAACCAAGGACAACTAA
- the LOC104581277 gene encoding general transcription and DNA repair factor IIH subunit TFB5 has product MVNAIKGLFISCDVPMAQFIVNLNASMPASEKFIVHMLDPTHMFVQPHVGEMIRSKIAEFRDQNSYEKPT; this is encoded by the exons ATGGTTAATGCAATCAAGGGTTTGTTCATCTCCTG TGACGTGCCGATGGCGCAGTTCATCGTCAATCTGAATGCATCGATGCCCGCGTCCGAGAAGTTCATCGTGCACATGCTTGACCCGACGCACATGTTTGTCCAGCCTCATGTGGGGGAGATGATCAGGAGTAAGATTGCGGAGTTCAGAGACCAGAACAGCTACGAGAAGCCGACATGA
- the LOC100822016 gene encoding uncharacterized protein LOC100822016, whose product MQRLSSSRGGGDQSTATATAAPSPSSSCDIIAGLDEVIPANGQLMKPGKAATASVYRAKLAGHARVVTLSWSRHAFSVSVSGADGSSASCKVELRRSPWQYFWNPRRQSSSGARRLDLGDGSTPLRVLWDLRRARWHHHGHHGEPCGGSYYVALEEDSVAGGGGEVVFLVSGGSDPNKMAALAPVARREHVFGRRGRFAAKARFGEESTEHEIAIEIDGGGHGGGDEPEMEEMRIGIDGEEAAVVVKRLRWKFRGNQSVTFGKAKVEVYWDVHDWLFTEGAGVVRPALFIFRPIVLSSSGDGAAAANAAAGAGFCLYLYAWKLD is encoded by the coding sequence ATGCAGAGGCTCAGTagcagcaggggcggcggcgatcaATCCACGGcgacggccacggcggcgccatcgccgtcgtcgtcgtgcgACATCATCGCCGGGCTGGACGAGGTGATCCCGGCGAACGGGCAGCTGATGAAGCCGGGCAAGGCGGCCACGGCCTCCGTGTACCGGGCCAAGCTGGCGGGGCACGCGCGGGTGGTGACGCTCTCCTGGTCGCGGCACGccttctccgtctccgtctccggcgccgacggctcctccgcctcctgcaAGGTGGAGCTCCGCCGCTCGCCATGGCAGTACTTCTGGAATCCCCGCCGCCAAAGCTCCTCCGGCGCCCGCCGTCTCGACCTCGGCGACGGCTCCACCCCCCTCCGCGTCCTCTGGGACCTCCGCCGTGCCCGCTGGCACCACCACGGGCACCACGGCGAGCCGTGCGGAGGGAGCTACTACGTGGCCCTGGAGGAAGATTCCgttgccggcggtggcggcgaggtcgtcttcctcgtctccggcggcTCCGACCCGAATAAAATGGCCGCCTTGGCCCCCGTGGCGCGGCGGGAGCACGTTTTCGGCCGCCGCGGTCGGTTCGCGGCCAAGGCGCGCTTCGGCGAGGAATCGACGGAGCACGAGATCGCGATCGAgatcgacggcggcggccatggcggagggGATGAGCCGGAGATGGAGGAGATGAGGATCGGGATCGACGGggaagaggcggcggtggtggtgaagCGGCTGCGGTGGAAGTTCCGGGGCAACCAGAGCGTCACCTTCGGCAAGGCCAAGGTCGAGGTCTACTGGGATGTCCATGACTGGCTTTTTACTGAAGGAGCTGGCGTTGTGAGGCCGGCGCTGTTTATCTTCAGACCCATCGTCCTCTCCAGCTCCGgcgatggcgccgccgccgccaatgccgccgccggtgccgggtTCTGCCTCTACCTCTACGCATGGAAGCTCGACTag
- the LOC100822321 gene encoding probable serine/threonine-protein kinase WNK2 has product MPPTPPPEAETEPEFAEVDPTGRYGRYTEVLGKGAFKTVYKAFDQLEGLEVAWNQIKVGDILRNNDDLERLRSEVRLLKTLKHKNVIKFYNSWLDKKNNNINFITEVFTSGTLRQYRIKHKKVDIRALKKWSRQILSGLVYLHSHDPPIIHRDLKCDNIFVNGNQGEVKIGDLGLATILDNARSAHSIIGTPEFMAPELYDEEYNELVDIYAFGMCLLELVTFEYPYCECSNAAQIYKKVSDGEKPGSLAKIEDPEVKFFIEKCITQASQRLSAEELLVDPFLLDDGERIFYPLQSNTNTSADAGSSNPSTSYRYDRVASSTGSRERRGSVGESHPSDNYIHGNMDRHAAIGRIITVESQRKDLNTIFLKLRIADSTGHAQNIHFPFDIEADTSISVATEMVVQLDLTDQDVTSIAEMIDAEIHAHIPDWAFDEAVDNQGDEVARSETHSSEADDETSELRNEPDATNNGFTQEQLPSGRKYWSDSPRRDNEISLLVDPQIGDDMPNGILKKNDIADTVSNAKPNEYNSLETSIRSVEDTCEQISSSADLLNPSLIDRKSGGASVVTSSPSSDDEHLVEDLTERLADLLAQQKEELKALRRKHKADIEAILNSVPADHREETLTRCRLKGDQENRPDKL; this is encoded by the exons ATGcctcccacgccgccgccggaggccgAGACGGAGCCGGAGTTCGCCGAGGTCGACCCCACCGGCCGCTACGGACGG TACACGGAGGTTCTCGGCAAGGGCGCGTTCAAGACGGT TTACAAGGCTTTTGATCAACTGGAAGGTCTAGAAGTTGCTTGGAACCAGATCAAAGTGGGTGATATACTGCGTAACAATGATGATTTAGAGAGGCTGCGATCGGAAGTGCGGTTGCTTAAGACCCTGAAGCACAAGAATGTAATCAAGTTCTACAATTCATGGcttgacaagaaaaacaacaacataaaTTTCATCACAGAAGTCTTCACCTCAGGAACATTGCGCCA GTACCGTATCAAGCACAAGAAGGTAGACATCAGAGCTCTAAAGAAATGGTCAAGGCAAATCTTGAGTGGTCTGGTCTACCTCCACAGCCATGACCCACCAATCATCCACAGAGACTTGAAATGCGACAACATATTTGTGAATGGAAACCAGGGTGAAGTAAAGATCGGAGACCTTGGATTAGCTACCATCCTAGACAATGCACGTTCAGCTCATAGTATCATTG GTACACCGGAATTTATGGCTCCAGAACTATATGATGAAGAATACAATGAGCTTGTTGACATCTATGCATTTGGGATGTGTTTACTGGAGCTAGTTACATTTGAGTACCCATATTGTGAATGTTCCAACGCTGCACAGATATACAAGAAAGTTTCTGAT GGTGAAAAGCCTGGTTCACTGGCTAAGATTGAGGATCCTGAAGTTAAATTTTTTATTGAGAAGTGCATCACCCAAGCTTCCCAAAGACTCTCAGCAGAAGAACTATTAGTGGATCCTTTTCTCCTAGATGATGGCGAAAGAATATTCTATCCATTGCAGTCAAATACGAATACATCAG CAGATGCTGGCAGTTCAAACCCAAGCACGAGTTACAGATACGATCGAGTAGCATCATCTACCGGCTCCAGGGAACGAAGAG GTAGCGTGGGGGAATCTCATCCTAGTGATAACTACATACATGGCAACATGGATAGGCATGCTGCCATTGGTCGAATCATAACTGTCGAGAGCCAGCGGAAGGATCTAAATACAATATTTTTGAAACTGCGGATTGCTGATTCAACAG GTCATGCCCAAAACATCCACTTCCCCTTTGACATTGAAGCGGACACTTCAATTAGCGTTGCAACTGAGATGGTTGTGCAGCTGGATCTCACGGATCAAGATGTTACTTCAATTGCTGAAATGATAGATGCAGAAATACATGCACATATTCCTGATTGGGCGTTTGATGAAGCAGTTGACAACCAAGGAGATGAAGTAGCTCGGTCGGAGACCCATAGTTCAGAAGCAGACGATGAGACTTCTGAGTTGCGTAACGAACCTGATGCTACAAATAATGGTTTTACCCAAGAGCAGCTTCCTTCTGGACGGAAGTACTGGTCAGACTCGCCCAGAAGAGACAATGAAATCTCTCTCTTGGTGGACCCACAGATTGGTGATGATATGCCTAATGGGATATTAAAGAAGAATGATATAGCTGACACTGTCAGCAATGCAAAACCTAACGAGTATAATTCCCTCGAGACTTCCATCCGCTCTGTCGAAGATACCTGTGAGCAAATATCTTCATCTGCAGACTTGCTGAATCCATCTTTGATTGACAGGAAATCTGGAGGAGCTTCTGTCGTCACTAGCTCTCCCTCTTCTGATGATGAACATCTCGTAGAGGACCTTACTGAAAGGTTAGCAGACTTGTTAGCTCAACAGAAAGAGGAGCTCAAGGCGCTGAGAAGGAAGCATAAGGCTGACATAGAGGCCATCTTGAACAGCGTGCCTGCAGACCATCGTGAGGAGACCTTAACAAGGTGCCGGTTGAAGGGAGATCAGGAAAACAGACCAGACAAACTTTAG